The Lacipirellula parvula genome window below encodes:
- a CDS encoding c-type cytochrome domain-containing protein gives MNLFLNRGRKAVVSAIALGCCTAFASLSQADDAAEKITYADHIQPIFRQHCFACHGPDTKKNDLGLDSYANAMTGGASGEVLFAEDLSSSQLWLMVTHEISPSMPPGGAKLPDAELDMIRKWIEGGLLEKGDSQKRAPKKNAVAAFTPSADNRPTGEPAMPQGLLREPVLHADHRGAATSLAVSPWAPVAAVGAPFQISLYNTDSGEHLGVLPFVEGMPFVLQFSRDGSMLLAAGGESAARGLAVLYDVKTGKRLTAVGDELDAVIAADLRADHGLIAIGGPRKVVRVYRVADGSLAYEITKHTDWITALEFSPDGKFLVTGDRSGGLLLWDAETGRERGDLRGHAEQITSVSWRGDSAVVASSSEDDTVRLWQLDAQQIKSWAANGGGVASVRFSAAGDLTTTGRDQVVKLWKADGAHIRDLTTLEDLGLAARFTHDGARVVASDWRGNVRVLNAADGAQVAAFDPNPPTVATRLAAVETEVGQLRTEAQAASEGLVSVQSQVAAAEAALANARAAAESQTKLQAEKAAQLVDAEQRLAAVAAEKAAVDKAATAMIEQLSAAQQELVVAETGAGAVRETVKATQADVAKQEGVAAAAAEQLAAIQKQVAEAQAALKTLSDSLAAQSQGAAEADAKVAEVQGKIDDLERQNAELEAIRKLREEHATAK, from the coding sequence ATGAATCTGTTTTTGAACCGCGGACGAAAAGCTGTCGTTAGCGCGATCGCCCTCGGCTGTTGCACTGCTTTTGCTAGCCTTTCGCAGGCCGACGATGCCGCGGAGAAGATCACCTATGCCGATCACATTCAGCCGATTTTCCGCCAGCACTGCTTCGCCTGCCACGGGCCCGATACGAAGAAGAACGACCTCGGGCTCGATTCGTACGCCAACGCGATGACCGGCGGGGCCAGCGGCGAGGTGCTCTTCGCTGAAGATCTCAGCAGCTCGCAACTCTGGCTGATGGTAACTCACGAGATTTCCCCCTCGATGCCGCCCGGCGGCGCGAAGCTCCCCGACGCCGAGTTGGACATGATTCGTAAGTGGATCGAAGGGGGCCTCCTGGAAAAGGGCGATTCGCAAAAGCGGGCGCCGAAGAAAAACGCCGTCGCTGCGTTCACGCCTTCGGCCGACAATCGTCCCACCGGTGAGCCAGCGATGCCGCAAGGCCTGCTGCGCGAGCCGGTGCTTCATGCCGACCATCGCGGCGCGGCAACTTCGCTCGCCGTCAGTCCGTGGGCGCCCGTCGCGGCCGTTGGCGCTCCGTTCCAAATTTCGCTCTACAACACCGACTCAGGCGAGCACCTCGGCGTGCTGCCGTTCGTCGAGGGGATGCCGTTCGTCCTGCAGTTCAGTCGCGACGGAAGCATGTTGCTTGCCGCCGGCGGCGAATCGGCCGCTCGTGGCTTGGCCGTCCTCTATGACGTGAAAACTGGCAAGCGGCTGACCGCCGTCGGCGACGAACTCGACGCCGTGATTGCCGCCGACCTTCGCGCCGACCACGGTCTCATTGCGATCGGCGGACCGCGCAAGGTAGTTCGCGTCTACCGCGTTGCCGACGGTTCGCTCGCTTACGAGATCACGAAGCATACCGACTGGATCACGGCCCTCGAATTCAGCCCCGACGGCAAATTCCTTGTCACCGGCGACCGTAGCGGCGGCCTGCTGCTGTGGGACGCCGAGACCGGCCGCGAGCGCGGCGACCTCCGCGGTCACGCCGAGCAAATCACCAGTGTTTCCTGGCGCGGCGATAGCGCTGTCGTTGCGTCGTCCAGCGAGGACGACACCGTGCGGCTCTGGCAACTCGACGCTCAGCAGATCAAAAGCTGGGCGGCTAACGGCGGCGGCGTTGCTTCAGTCCGTTTCTCGGCAGCAGGCGATCTGACGACGACTGGCCGCGATCAGGTCGTAAAACTCTGGAAGGCCGATGGCGCCCATATTCGCGACCTGACGACGCTCGAGGATCTCGGCCTCGCCGCGCGGTTTACGCACGACGGCGCCCGCGTCGTCGCTTCCGACTGGCGCGGCAATGTGCGGGTGCTCAATGCTGCTGACGGAGCCCAAGTGGCGGCGTTCGATCCCAATCCGCCGACCGTCGCAACTCGCTTGGCAGCCGTCGAAACCGAGGTCGGCCAGCTGCGCACTGAAGCGCAAGCCGCGAGCGAAGGGCTCGTATCCGTCCAATCGCAAGTTGCCGCTGCCGAAGCGGCGCTCGCCAACGCCCGCGCAGCAGCTGAAAGCCAAACCAAATTGCAAGCCGAGAAGGCCGCCCAGCTAGTCGATGCCGAACAGCGTTTGGCCGCCGTAGCCGCGGAGAAAGCTGCAGTCGACAAAGCAGCGACGGCGATGATCGAACAGCTTAGCGCCGCCCAGCAGGAACTCGTCGTCGCTGAAACGGGCGCCGGCGCCGTTCGCGAGACGGTGAAGGCAACCCAGGCCGACGTTGCCAAGCAAGAAGGCGTCGCCGCCGCCGCTGCCGAGCAACTCGCCGCCATCCAGAAGCAAGTCGCCGAGGCTCAGGCGGCGCTCAAGACCCTCAGCGACTCGCTTGCCGCCCAAAGCCAAGGCGCCGCCGAGGCCGACGCGAAGGTTGCCGAAGTCCAGGGAAAAATCGACGACCTCGAACGTCAGAATGCCGAACTCGAAGCGATCCGCAAGCTGCGGGAAGAGCACGCCACGGCCAAGTGA
- a CDS encoding xylose operon transcription regulator XylR, translating into MSKRAKVALLIDTATTWGSGLIEGIAEYAHAHEDWQCFLGPRGKYDRSILPDNWDGDGVIARVTNQELADQLIAKRIPAVNVSWYRYGEGQIARCTCDEENIAELAANYFIDRGFRQFAYCPSTTRPNYVDRFGQAFIESLRRRTFPCHAFVPEPGIDNFFPTASELARMVEWLQLLPKPVGLLAFDSVQARQVTESCHLAKIDVPHEVAVLGGEHDLLSCTISSPQLSSIDHSPRQVGWAAAQLLSRLIAGEEAPREPIYVPATRVITRQSTDTVAVNDDLLALALDFIKQHSHRHIQVTDILREVPISRRALEKGFRKCLGRSPAQEIRRVRVDHAVQLLCDTSWAMPRIAVACGFERSELLTRAFRRELKTTPSEFRKQHRKDRQEQAAR; encoded by the coding sequence ATGAGTAAGCGTGCCAAAGTTGCGCTGCTGATTGACACCGCCACGACGTGGGGCTCCGGCCTCATCGAGGGGATCGCGGAGTACGCCCACGCTCACGAGGATTGGCAGTGCTTCCTCGGCCCGCGCGGCAAATACGACCGCTCGATTCTCCCCGACAATTGGGACGGCGACGGGGTGATCGCCCGCGTCACCAACCAGGAACTGGCCGACCAGCTGATTGCCAAACGGATTCCGGCGGTGAACGTTTCTTGGTACCGCTACGGCGAAGGGCAGATCGCCCGCTGCACCTGTGACGAGGAGAATATCGCCGAGTTGGCGGCCAACTACTTCATCGATCGCGGCTTTCGGCAATTTGCGTACTGCCCGTCGACCACTCGGCCGAATTACGTCGATCGCTTCGGTCAGGCGTTCATCGAATCCCTGCGGCGCCGCACCTTCCCGTGCCATGCCTTCGTGCCGGAGCCGGGGATTGATAATTTCTTCCCAACCGCCTCGGAACTGGCGCGGATGGTGGAGTGGCTGCAATTGCTGCCGAAGCCGGTCGGCCTGCTGGCGTTCGATAGCGTTCAAGCGCGGCAAGTCACCGAATCGTGCCACTTGGCGAAGATCGATGTGCCGCATGAAGTGGCGGTTCTCGGCGGCGAGCACGATTTGCTGAGCTGTACGATCTCCAGCCCGCAGCTGTCGAGCATCGACCACTCGCCGCGTCAGGTAGGCTGGGCCGCCGCCCAACTGCTCTCGCGATTGATTGCCGGCGAAGAAGCCCCGCGCGAGCCGATTTACGTCCCGGCGACGCGCGTCATTACCCGCCAATCGACCGACACTGTCGCGGTGAACGACGATCTTTTGGCGCTGGCCCTCGATTTCATTAAGCAGCACAGCCATCGCCACATTCAGGTGACCGACATTCTCCGCGAGGTGCCGATCAGCCGCCGGGCACTGGAGAAGGGCTTCCGAAAATGCCTGGGGCGTTCGCCCGCTCAGGAGATCCGCCGAGTTCGCGTCGACCACGCGGTTCAGCTCCTGTGCGACACCTCTTGGGCGATGCCGCGAATCGCCGTCGCGTGCGGATTCGAGCGGTCGGAGCTGCTCACGCGGGCCTTCCGTCGCGAATTGAAAACGACGCCGTCGGAGTTCCGCAAACAGCATCGCAAAGACCGCCAGGAACAGGCG